The proteins below come from a single Gossypium raimondii isolate GPD5lz chromosome 2, ASM2569854v1, whole genome shotgun sequence genomic window:
- the LOC105787560 gene encoding calcium uniporter protein 2, mitochondrial, translating to MALKKTLVEKLFNISKISSQAVTNCRISSTTIQNRISKNAGKATAEMAPDPGDLNGAGNGVFKRFLHKGSAVSPAMRTLPRGKDLIEKLKEIDMSKDRIRLDGLNLNPVLTAKPVVTEVTSLSVQELKKLLRVGQLEAVKTRLMKTGKTWISYSDFIRICGESCSDPEQGLQFAKSLDESGNVIVLGNAVVLRPDQVAKALGGLIPLPEPGLNDPRRKELIELEQQKAAIDTKADSLVRRELWLGLAYLVVQTAGFMRLTFWELSWDVMEPICFYVTSMYFMAGYAFFLRTSKEPSFEGFYQSRFNAKQKKLIESQGFDIRRYNELKEIFYPDSSSQQAFTTASFDHSE from the exons ATGGCGTTGAAGAAAACTTTGGTGGAGAAGCTTTTCAATATTTCGAAAATTTCATCACAAGCTGTTACCAATTGCCGGATTTCATCAACGACGATTCAAAATCGAATCTCGAAGAATGCCGGGAAAGCTACGGCCGAAATGGCACCGGATCCGGGAGATCTTAACGGTGCCGGTAATGGTGTGTTCAAGCGGTTTCTTCATAAAGGATCTGCGGTTTCACCGGCAATGAGGACGTTACCGAGGGGGAAAGATTTGATTGAGAAGTTGAAGGAGATTGATATGTCGAAGGATCGGATCCGTTTAGACGGGTTGAACTTGAACCCGGTCTTGACGGCTAAACCGGTGGTGACGGAGGTGACTTCGTTGTCGGTTCAGGAGTTGAAGAAGTTATTAAGGGTGGGGCAGTTGGAAGCGGTGAAAACGAGGTTGATGAAGACAGGTAAAACCTGGATTTCGTATTCGGATTTCATTCGGATCTGCGGTGAAAGCTGTTCGGATCCAGAACAAGGATTGCAGTTCGCTAAATCGTTAGATGAATCTGGAAACGTCATCGTGCTGGGAAACGCCGTCGTTTTACGACCCGATCAG GTAGCAAAAGCACTTGGTGGTCTAATTCCTTTACCCGAACCCGGTCTGAATGACCCGAGACGAAAAGAATTAATCGAGTTGGAGCAACAAAAAGCCGCGATCGATACGAAAGCTGATTCCTTGGTCCGTCGTGAACTCTGGCTCGGTTTAGCTTACTTGGTGGTTCAAACCGCTGGGTTCATGAGACTAACCTTTTGGGAACTCTCATGGGATGTGATGGAACCTATTTGCTTCTACGTCACTTCCATGTACTTCATGGCCGGATATGCATTTTTCCTTAGAACGTCCAAAGAACCTTCTTTCGAAGGATTCTATCAAAGCAGGTTCAACGCCAAACAGAAGAAACTTATCGAGTCTCAAGGCTTTGATATCCGAAGATATAATGAACTGAAAGAAATATTTTACCCAGATTCATCTTCCCAACAAGCCTTTACAACGGCATCATTTGATCATTCcgaataa